The following DNA comes from Acidimicrobiales bacterium.
CAGCGCAGAGCCTGGGGGTGGCGACCTGGGTCCACCTCTTCCGCATGGCGGGGATCGTCAGCGACGACGGCGGCCCACCGCCGACCGAGCCACTGACCGCCTACCGCGGGGCCACGTGGGGGCGGCGGCGGGGCATGTCGTGGACGACGGACCGCGAGCGAGCACGGTGGTTTGCCGACCGCTTCGCCGTGCTGGGTCCGGCGTTCGTGTTCACGGCGGAGGTCCCGCCGGGGGCGGTGCTGGCGCTCATCGGCGAGAAGTACCGTAGCGAGGGCGAGGTGGTCGTGGACCCGGCGCTGCTGCCACCGATCCGGCGACCCTGACCACACCCGACCCCGAAGCCCCTCGGTCTACCGGCCGAGGGGCTTTCTCTTTGCCGCATCGGCCCGTAGGTCAAGCGAGGCTCCCCGCGGTAGGTGTCCCGGGTATGCGGCAGTGGGCCTACCCGGCGCGGGCAGCCTTCACCTCTTGGCGCAGCTCCTGCACCGTCGAGCCGGCGATCACGCCCAAGAGGCGGTCCTGCGACACCGACAGCTCCCCGAGCGCCCAGGCCCGGCAGTGGGGCTGCACCGGGCAGGTGGCGCAGCCCCACCGGGCGAACGACACGAGGCGCATCCGGCGGACGGACCGGCTCGGCGTGAGCGACATCAGCTCGTGGAACGTGTCCCGCCACGCCGGCTCCCGGCACCGGGCGTGGTCGAACCAGGCGGGGCGCGGTTCGAGGCCGGTGAAGGAGGAGAGGTCGGCACCGGTCACGCCAGCACCTTCACCGGCAGCCGGCGCTGGCGCCGGCACCGCCGGCAGAGCCGGCCGTCGAGCCGGCACGGCCCGTTGCCGCACGTCGGGCAGTGGCCCCGCTGGTCGCCGGGGTCGTTCCGGTTGGGCTCGGCGTGCGCCGTCGTCCAGCCGTTGATGCACGCGTAGCGGTAGACCTGGACCCGCAGCGGGGGCGGCACCGGGGGGCGCAGCGGCCACGGAGGGGCGAGGCGGTCCAGGGTGCGGCCGACCTCGCCGGCCACGAGGGTGGCGACGTCAGTTGTCGTCGCCACCACGCTGGTCGCCCTCGTAGCGGGCCAGCTCGGCCTCGGCCCACTCGATGACCCGGCGGCCGTACTCGATGACGAACGCCAGCTCGCCCCGGCGGGCGGGCGAGAGGCCGTCCTGGGCGCGAGAGGCCCACGCCTCGACGTTGCGCTGGCTGTGTCGGAGGTAGTCGAGCAGGACGGACAGCTCGGCGGCCGTCTCGATCTCGGCCAGCTCCAGGTCGAGCAGGGAGCGCGGCGCCGGGGTGAACTCGACCGTCCGCAGCTCGGGGCGGGCGTCGTCAGCTGTAGACATGGACCACCCCACCGCCCTCGTTCCAGGGCCAGCCGGGGAACCGCTCGGCCCGCTCGGCGCGCTGGGCCTCCTGCCGGTCGATCGTGTCGCCCACGTACGGGTGGAGCGTGCCGGGTGAGCGGGCCTGGGCCAGCTCCACCAGCGACGGCCCCGCTCGCTCGCCGGGGCGCAGCTCCGGCTCGAACGGCACGTCGAGGACGGGGGCGGTCGGCCGCTTCGGCCGGTACTCCATCAGGTCGGCCATGTGGTCCCAGAACTCGGCACCCTGCGGCCCGTACCGCGTGCGGACGCCCTCGGGAGGGTCGGCGTCGTAGGGGTCCGCGAGGTGGTCTGCGAGGGCGGCGAGCTGTGGCGAGCGGGCGCGGGGGTTCACGGCAGCCGGCCCCCGTTGGCGACGAGGTCGTGGAAGGTGTGGCCGCCGTTCCAGGTCGGGCGGCGCCGGGGGTCCACGGGGCGGGTGCGCAGCCCCGAGGCGACGAGGGCGTCGGCCAGGTCGGGGCGCCGCTGCCGAACGGCGGCCAGGGTGACCCGGCGGGCCGCTACGGGGGTGGTCGGCGGGGGCGGCGGTCCCTCCGCGAGGAACCGGCGCTCGGCGGCGGTCGGGTTGGCCAGGACGACCCGGCGGCGCTTGGGCTGGGAGCAGAGCGGCGTGCCGTCGGGGCACAGGCCGTAGCTCTCGGCCAGCTTGGCGACGAACGAGGCCGGCAGTCCGTCCAGGCGCGCCAGGCGCACCCGGTCGGCGGGCCGGAGGCCGGGCGTGTCGGGGTCGACGTCGTAGGGGTTGGTCACCGGCCGAGCACCTCCTCCGGGGGCGGCGGGCCGGGCGTTGGTGGGACTCCGACGGGAGCGGGCCGGATGCGGGGCAGCTTCGCTGCGGCAGCCGCTCGGCGGTGCTCGGCCAGGGTGTACCACCGGCCGCCGACGGGCGGCGCGCCGAAGGCGTAGCGGCGCTGGGTGGGGCCGTAGAGGCGGTCGCGGGCGTCCAGGGTGACGGCCTCGTAGTGGACGGGCGGCGGGGCGGGGGCGGACTGGGACATCAGGGGGCCTCCTAGGGGGTCGCTCCGCGGATCGGGAGCTGGCTGTCGAGCTGGCCGGGGGTGGCGAGCCGGCCGGTGGCCTCCAGGGCACCGCCGCGCCGGGCCTCCTCGAAGGCCGAGCGAAGGGCGGCGCCGAACTCGCGCTGCTGGTCGGGCGTGATCGACGGGACGGCCCGGAAGGCGGCGGTGAGGAGGTGGTAGGTCGTGGCGCCCTGCAGCTCGGCCAGGTTCAGGTAGCGCTCGCTGACCTGCACGTCGGCGCAGTGCCGCGCCACCCGGGCGGCCCGGTCGAGCATCCGCTCGTAGGCGAGGAAGGCCGGGGTCGGGCCGCGGTAGTCGGCGTCGGTGAGCTGGGAGGCGAGCACCTGCACCTGCCAGTGCGCGGCGGTGTTCAGCTCCGCCAGGGCGCGGTACGGGTCGACCGGGGCGCCCTCGCACAGCTCCCGGTGCCACCGCGCGAGCTGGCTGTCGGGCCGGTCGAACTGCTCCCGGAGCCAGCGGCTGGCCTGCGCGGCCCGGACCTGGGGGGCGCCCGCGCCGTGGAGGGCGCAGACCCCGCTCCCGTAGAGGGCGGGCCTGCGGCAGCGCTCGGTAGAGCCGCGGCGGCTGGCGGTGCAGCGGGAGGCCTCGGGGAAGTCGGCCACGAAGCCGTCGCCGTGGGTGTAGGCCCCGGCGGCCTGGACGGCGGTCACGGAGCACCCCCGCGGACCCGGGCGGCGTGGAGCTGCCGGGCCAGGTCGGGCGAGCGCTCGGCGTCGAAGAGGTCGCAGCACTCCTCGATCCCGTCGAGGACCAGGCGGCGGGCGAGGTCCGAGCGGGTCGTGTGCTGCCGGGCGACGGCGGCGTCCAGGGCGGCCAGCTCGGCGTCGTCGAGGTGGGTGGCCACCTTGTGCCGGCGGAGCGGTCGGGCGGTCGCCATGGACCTATTAGATCCTGACGGTTCCGCCGTAGATACTCCTGATCTGCCGGTGGTGACCTAGTGAAAGGTGTTGGCGGTGGGCGGCTCGATCATCGCGATACCACCACCGGCGAAGCCGGGTCGCCGTCGAATCCGGGTAGCGGAGATTTGCCTCAACTCGGCTTCGTCGCGCGCTCGCGCTCCCACCGCTGGTAGTAGCCGCTCTTCTTCCGCGGCTTGGCGTCCTTCGCTCCGGGCTGGCGACCGATACGCTCACCACGAGCGGCCTTCTTGGCCAGGCCCGCCTTGATGCGCTTGCTCAAGCGTGCGGACTCCTGCTGCGCGACCCAGGCGAAGAACGCGGTCAGCAGCTCCTGGAACTCGGGCGGGCCGTCGGTCCAGGACTCGCTGTGCGACAGCACGAGGACGCCCCGCTCGCGGAACTGGCGCATGACCTTGAGCATGGGCTCGATGCCCTCACGAGACAGCCGATCGAGTGCCCACACGAGCAGGACCTCGTACTCCCCGTGGCGGGCGTCCTCCAGGGCCTCGTTCAAGCGCTCACGGTGCGCGCCGGTCCAGGCGCTGGTGTCCTCCAGCTCGTAGGTCTGGACGACATCCAGGCCCCGGTGCTCCGCCCACGAGCGCAGGTCCCGAAGCTGGTTCTCCACGTCCTGCTCGTCGGTCGAGACGCGTACCCAGATCGCCGCTCGCTGCCCCATGTCACCCCGTCCTTTGTTGGTAGAACTAGCACGTCCTAATTCTACTTATAGGCGATAACCGCAAGACAGTGCGTGACCACGAGCGTGACGGTTAGTTGAAAGAAGTAGCTTGTTTACTGGCACCGACAACTTTCAATCAGCGCGTGCTGGCGCTAGGTGAAAGGTGTAACGGCCGAGTGCTGGCCAGCAATGCGGCGTGCTGGCCGTCGTGCTGGCCAGCACATTTGCTGGCCACCGAGTGCGAGATGGTCGGCTGGGTGGCCCGCGAGGCGTGCTGGAACCAGTGGCCAACGTGCTGGCTAGTTGAGGTGTCCGTAGGGTGGTCACCGATAGGTTGTGTCGGCCAGTTGACTCGTGCAGTTCGACAGTTCAGACATTGATGTTAGGAAACTCCTATACGAGGATCTCTATAGAGAGTTTCCAAACATCAATGTTCAAACTGTCGAACTGCACGACTGGGGCCTACTCGACGCCGGGCAGCAGCCGACCGACGACCCGCTCGTGGGCCTCGCTGATCGTCTCGGGCCGCAGCCCGACTCCCTGGAACACCCGACCGTCCTCGGAGGTGACGCCCGGGAGCTTGCGGATCGCCGCGTAGAGCTGCCGGCGCCCACCGGTCTCGCCCCGACCCCGCCACCGCTGGAACCGGTCGTAGGTGGTCTTCATCGGCACGCTGAGGTCTGCCCCGACCTCCAGCCACTCCGCGCAGAAGCGGGCGTACACGTCCTGCGAGCGGGCGTAGTCGGCCGTGGCCTTCGCGACGGCCGGGCTGGGCGCGAGGCCCGTGCTCTGCCGGGCGGCGTCCGCCTGCGCCGCTTGGAGGTCCACCCACCAGGCGTGGGCGCCCTCGACCAGGGCGGCGAGCACGCCCTCCGCCTCGTCGCGCAGGACCCGTTCCTGGAGGAACCGGTCCTGCTCCGTCCTCGGCAGCGGCGGCCCCGCCGGCAGGACCAGCACCCGGCGCTGGATGCCGCCGTCCCACTCCAGGACGTTCGGGAACTCGTTCGTCGCGAGCCAGATCGTCCACGTCACCGGGGCGCTCCGCTCGACCCCGGCGTACAGGGTGTAGGTCGTGACCTCGCGGTCGCCGGTCAGCTCCTTCACGACGGCCTCGTCCAGGTTGTAGGTCGAGTTCGTCTCGGACACGTAGACGTAGCGCCGGCCCACGAGGCTCAGGCGCTCCGACGAGTGGTGGCCGCCGCGGACACGGGCGATCAGCTCCGTCTTGGCCTTGTGCGCGTAGTCCGGTCCCAGCACCGCGGCCGGCACCTCGATCACCTGGGTCTTGCCGGTGTCCGGCTCGCCGACGACGAACACGACCACCTGCTCGGGGTTGGCGCCCACGACCGCCGAGTAGCCGAGCAGCTTGAGCGCGTACGGCGTCGTCTGGTCCCCGTCGTCCTCGTCGGCCTGCTGGAAGGTCCGGGCGACCAGCCCCCGCCAGGTCGGCGCCTCGGCGTCGGGCACGTACCGGTGGGGCACCAGCTTCGTGAGCAGCAGCGAGCGGTCGTGGTCGTGCCGCTGCCGGGTGCGGACGTCGACCACGCCGTTCAGGCAGTTGAGGAGGTACGGGTCCGCGTCGAACGCTCGGGCGTCGGCCCACAGCTCGCGGACGCCCCGGGCGACCTTGACCAGCGCCGCGAGCCGGGCGTCGTTGTGGCTCGTGGTCGCCCACTTCCGGTGCGCCTCGCGCAGGTCGTCGGGGAGCGCGATCGTCTCGGTGTCGATCCGGTCGGCCACCTGTCGGGCCAGGGCGAGGAGGTGCCCGGGTGTCGCGTGCTGCCACCGCTTGTCGTCCCAGACGTACCACCGGTCCAGCTCGGGGACGTAGCGCACGTCCCGGCCGAAGTAGTGCGCGAGCCGCCGGGCGTTGCCGTCGTCGGTGTGGCCGAAGCGCTCGGGCTGGCCGAGGGGCACGCCCGCCTCGCTCAGGGCCGCGACGAGGTCTACGTCGCCGCCACCGCCGTTCTCGCTCACCGGCGCCCCGTCGTCCCGCACTCGGCGGACGCGCAGCGTGCCGCCCGGGTCCTCGCTCTCGCCGCCCGAAGGGTCCCGCTCGAAGCCCCGCGGGTCCCGCCGCAGCTTCTCGGCCTCCTCCTGGATCCGCCGCTCCAGGTCGTACCCGTCGTCGGTCACGTCAGTGCCCCCTCGTGCTCGCGGCGGAACGCCGCTCGCTGCTCGTTGATCGACCGCTGCCACTCGTCGGCCTCGTCGGGCGGGAGCGGGTTCGCCGGCCAGAACCAGCCGAGGAGGTTCAACCGCTCCTCGATGGCCGCCGGGTCGGGCTCGACGCGCAGGTACCGGGCGAGCACGGCGACGTCCCGGGCGAAGCACCGGTCGCACAGCCAGACCTGGAAGTCCCCGTTGGTGCTGCCCAGCTCGAACGGGTCGACGTGGCCGACCAGCTCGACGCCCAC
Coding sequences within:
- a CDS encoding phage/plasmid primase, P4 family, whose product is MTDDGYDLERRIQEEAEKLRRDPRGFERDPSGGESEDPGGTLRVRRVRDDGAPVSENGGGGDVDLVAALSEAGVPLGQPERFGHTDDGNARRLAHYFGRDVRYVPELDRWYVWDDKRWQHATPGHLLALARQVADRIDTETIALPDDLREAHRKWATTSHNDARLAALVKVARGVRELWADARAFDADPYLLNCLNGVVDVRTRQRHDHDRSLLLTKLVPHRYVPDAEAPTWRGLVARTFQQADEDDGDQTTPYALKLLGYSAVVGANPEQVVVFVVGEPDTGKTQVIEVPAAVLGPDYAHKAKTELIARVRGGHHSSERLSLVGRRYVYVSETNSTYNLDEAVVKELTGDREVTTYTLYAGVERSAPVTWTIWLATNEFPNVLEWDGGIQRRVLVLPAGPPLPRTEQDRFLQERVLRDEAEGVLAALVEGAHAWWVDLQAAQADAARQSTGLAPSPAVAKATADYARSQDVYARFCAEWLEVGADLSVPMKTTYDRFQRWRGRGETGGRRQLYAAIRKLPGVTSEDGRVFQGVGLRPETISEAHERVVGRLLPGVE
- a CDS encoding recombinase family protein, whose amino-acid sequence is MGQRAAIWVRVSTDEQDVENQLRDLRSWAEHRGLDVVQTYELEDTSAWTGAHRERLNEALEDARHGEYEVLLVWALDRLSREGIEPMLKVMRQFRERGVLVLSHSESWTDGPPEFQELLTAFFAWVAQQESARLSKRIKAGLAKKAARGERIGRQPGAKDAKPRKKSGYYQRWERERATKPS
- a CDS encoding WhiB family transcriptional regulator, which produces MTGADLSSFTGLEPRPAWFDHARCREPAWRDTFHELMSLTPSRSVRRMRLVSFARWGCATCPVQPHCRAWALGELSVSQDRLLGVIAGSTVQELRQEVKAARAG